The genomic window TACCGATCGAACGCCGCAACGCCGCACGCCGGCACGAAGGGGAGCTGACGACGATGAGCGACGAGAAGAAGAACGAAGACCTCACCACCCTGGGTGACCACCACGCGCCGGCCCCGCCGAAGGACGGCGACGTCACCACGCTCGGCGACCACCACGCTCCCGTCCCGCCCACCGAGGGCATCACGACGATGGGTGACCACCACGCGCCGGTCCCGCCCGCCGACGGCGGCATCACGACGATGGGTGACCACCACGCCCCCGCGCCGCCCAAGGACGCCTGAGACTCAATCCGACGGGGAACGGCCGCGGCGGCGCGGAGGGGGAGCCGCCGCGGCCGCCGCATGCCCGGGCGCGGCCGGTCAGCGTCGGGCACGACGGGGCCCGTGGAGCTGCTCACCCGGAGTGCGGCCGGCCCAGCCCTCCCGTGCCCTGAGCTCCGTCTTCAGGACCTTGCCGCTCGCGTTGCGCGGGAGGTCCGGAACGAACTCGACCTCGCGCGGCACCTTGTAGTTCGCCATCTCGCGGCGCGACCACGCGATCAGGTCGTCCGCCGTGAGCGTGGAGCCCCGGCGGCGGACCGCGTACGCCTTGCCGACCTCGCCCAGGCGGGTGTCGGGGATGCCGATGACGGCGATGTCGGCGATGTCGGGGTGGAGGCCGAGGAGTTGCTCGATCTCGGCGGGGTAGGCGTTGAAGCCGCCGACGATGAACATGTCCTTGATGCGGTCGGTGATGCGCAGGTTGCCGGCGTCGTCGAGGACGCCGACGTCGCCCGTGTGGAGCCAGCCGTCCGTGTCGAGGATCCCGGCGGTACCGGCCGGGTCCTCGAAGTATCCGTGCATGACGTTGTGGCCGCGGACGAGGACCTCGCCCGGTTCGCCGGGGCCCGCGGAGAGGACGCGGACCTCGGTGTCCGGGATGGCGCGGCCCGAGGTGGCGGCGATGACCGGAGGGGGGTCGCCGCGGCGGCACATCGTGACGATGCCGGAGGCTTCGGAGAGGCCGTAGGCCGTGAGGACGGTCGCGATGCGGAGTTCGTCGCGGAGGCGTTCGACGAGGCGCAGCGGGACGACCGCGGCGCCCGTGACGACCAGGCGCAGCGCCGACAGGTCGTGGGTGTCGCGTGCGGGGTGGTCGAGGAGGGACTGGTGCAGGGTCGGGGGGCCCGGGAGGACGGATATGCGTTCCGAGGCGATGTTCGCCAGCACCGTGTCCACGTTGAAGACGGGCTGCGGGATCATCACCGCGCCCCGCATGAGGCAGGCGATGATGCCCGCCTTGTAGCCGAAGGTGTGGAAGAAGGGGTTCACGATCAGATAGCGGTCGCCCTCCCGCAGCCCCGCCAGCTCCGACCAGATCGCGTAGCAGCGCAGTGTCTGGGCGTGGGTGATGACGGCTCCCTTGGGCGCGCCCGTGGTGCCCGAGGTGAAGATGATGTCCGAGGGGGACGAGGAGGCGACCGCGTCCGCCCGTGCCCGTACCTCCGACGCCGGCACCCCGTCGCCGCCCGCCAGGAAGTCCTTCCATGTCCGGTAGTCCTCGGGTGCGCTGTCGGCGAGGACCACCACCTGTTCCAGACAGGGCAGTTCCACGTCGGCCCGGCGCAGGGACGCGACGTACGACGTGCCCAGGAAGGTACCGGTGATGAAGAGCAGTTTCGCGCGGGAGCGTGCGAGGACGTATGCCGCCTCCGTGCCCTTGAAGCGGGTGTTGAGGGGCACGAGCACCGCGCCCGCCGACACCGCGCCGAGGGCGGAGACGATCCAGTCGAGGGTGTTGGGCGCCCAGACGGCGACCCGGTCGCCCGGCTCCACCCCCGCCGCGATGCACGCGGCCGCCGCCCGCTCGACACGCTCGCCGAGTTCGGCGTACGAGACGCGCGTACGACCCTCGACGACGGCCTCCCGCGCCCCGTACCGTTCCGCCGCGCTCCGTACCAGCCCCGGGATCGTGCCCCACTCCAGGTCGCCGCGCATAGCTGAGCCTCCCGAACCAGATAGCTGACTGTCCGTCAGATTAGCTGTACCCTCGCCCGCATGGCGAGCCTCAAGGACGCAACAGCGATAGCCGGGATAGGACAGACACCCTTCGCGAAACACCTCCCCGAATCCGAGAAGACCCTGGCCTGCCGGGCCATCCTCGCCGCGCTCGACGACGCGGGCATCGCACCCGCCGAGGTCGACGGCTTCGCGTCGTACACGATGGAGGAGACCGACGAGGTCGAGATCGCCAAGGCCATCGGCGCGGGTGATGTCACCTTCTTCAGCAAGGTCGGGTACGGGGGCGGCGGCTCCTGCGCGACCGTCGCCCATCTCGCGGCCGCCGTCGCGACCGGCCAGGCGAGCGTCGGTGTCGCCTGGCGCTCACGCAAGCGCGGGTCGGGGCCGCGGCCCTGGACGAACACGGCCGTCCAGCTGCCCACCCCCGGGCAGTGGACCCGCCCCTTCGGGCTGCTGCGCCCGGCCGACGAGATCGGCATGCTCGCGCGCCGCTACATGCACGAGTACGGCGCCACCCGCGACCACCTCTTCAACGTCGCCCTCGCGTGCCGTAACCGCGCCAACCAGAACCCCGCCGCGATCATGTACGAGCGCCCGCTGACCCGCGAGATGTACATGACCTCGCGCTGGATCAGCGAGCCGCTCTGCCTCTTCGACAACTGCCTGGAGACGGACGGGGCGCTGGCCTGCGTGATCGTCTCCGCCGAGCGGGCCCGCGACTGCCGCCGCAAGCCCGTGTACGTGCACTCCGCCGCCCAGGGCCTGCCCGCCCAGCACCACGGCATGGTCAACTACTGGAACGACGACCCGCTCACCGGCCCCGCCTGGACCGCGGCCCGGCAGCTGTGGAAGACCGCCGACTTCGGGCCCCAGGACATCGACGTCGCCCAGATCTACGACGCGTTCACCCCCCTCATCCCGCTCTCCCTGGAGGGGTACGGCTTCTGCGGCCGCGGCGAGGGCGCCGCGTACACCGAGGGCGGCGCACTGGAGATCGGCGGCCGGCTGCCCGTCAACACCGGCGGCGGCGGGCTCAGCGAGGCGTACGTCCACGGCTTCAACCTCATCACCGAGGGCGTGAAGCAGCTCCGCGGCACCGGCACCGCCCAGGTGCCGGGCGCCGCGACCTGCCTGGTGACGGCGGGCGAAGGCGTTCCCACATCGGCCGTACTGCTGAGGAGTTGACCATGCTCAAGCCCCAGGTCGACGAGGACGGCGCCCCCTTCTGGGAGTACGCCGCCCAGGGCGAGCTGCGCATCCAGGGCTGTGCAGGACCCGGCTGCGGCGCGCTGCGCTTCCCGCCGCGCCCCTGCTGCCCGCACTGCCAGTCCTTCGACAGCGAGTGGCGCCGGATGAGCGGACGCGGCCGCATCTGGTCGTACGTCCTCCCCCACCCGCCCCTCCTGCCCGCCTACGCCGAACAGGCCCCGTACAACGCGGTCGTCGTCGAACTCGCCGACGCGCCCCGCATCCGCCTCGTCGGCAACGTGGTCGCCACGCCCGACGCGCCGCTCAACTCCGTCGATCCGGCGCGGCTGCGCATCGGCGCCGCGGTGCGGGTGGCGTTCACCGAGCTCGCGGACGGGACCACCGTGCCGCGCTGGCTGCTGGAGCGCGTATGAGCATCCGCGTCGAGACGGACAAGGACACCGGCGTCGCCCTCGTCACCCTCGACCGGCCCGCCAGGCACAACGCGATCGACCTGGCGATGGCGGAGGAACTGGCGCGCGTCTGGCGGGGGTTCCGGTACGACGACTCGGTGCGCGCCGCCGTCGTGACGGGCGCGGGGACACGGGCCTTCTGCACCGGCATCGACCGCGGAGCCGAGGTGCCCCAGCCGTCGTCCCCGTACACGATCGACGATCCGCTGCTCACGATCGGGCCGAAGGCGAACGACCTGTGGAAACCCGTCGTCGCGGCGGTCCGCGGGATGGCCTGCGGCGGGGCGTTCTACCTGCTGGGCGAGGCGGAGTTCGTCATCGCCGCCGAGGACGCGGAGTTCTTCGACCCGCATACGACGTACGGCATGGTCAGCGCGTACGAGTCCGTGTACATGGCGATGCGGATGCCGTTCGGGGAAGTGGCCCGGATGGCGCTCATGGGCACCGCCGAGCGGGTCTCGGCCCGGCGGGCGTACGAGACCGGCCTGGTCAGC from Streptomyces sp. FIT100 includes these protein-coding regions:
- a CDS encoding FadD3 family acyl-CoA ligase gives rise to the protein MRGDLEWGTIPGLVRSAAERYGAREAVVEGRTRVSYAELGERVERAAAACIAAGVEPGDRVAVWAPNTLDWIVSALGAVSAGAVLVPLNTRFKGTEAAYVLARSRAKLLFITGTFLGTSYVASLRRADVELPCLEQVVVLADSAPEDYRTWKDFLAGGDGVPASEVRARADAVASSSPSDIIFTSGTTGAPKGAVITHAQTLRCYAIWSELAGLREGDRYLIVNPFFHTFGYKAGIIACLMRGAVMIPQPVFNVDTVLANIASERISVLPGPPTLHQSLLDHPARDTHDLSALRLVVTGAAVVPLRLVERLRDELRIATVLTAYGLSEASGIVTMCRRGDPPPVIAATSGRAIPDTEVRVLSAGPGEPGEVLVRGHNVMHGYFEDPAGTAGILDTDGWLHTGDVGVLDDAGNLRITDRIKDMFIVGGFNAYPAEIEQLLGLHPDIADIAVIGIPDTRLGEVGKAYAVRRRGSTLTADDLIAWSRREMANYKVPREVEFVPDLPRNASGKVLKTELRAREGWAGRTPGEQLHGPRRARR
- a CDS encoding lipid-transfer protein yields the protein MASLKDATAIAGIGQTPFAKHLPESEKTLACRAILAALDDAGIAPAEVDGFASYTMEETDEVEIAKAIGAGDVTFFSKVGYGGGGSCATVAHLAAAVATGQASVGVAWRSRKRGSGPRPWTNTAVQLPTPGQWTRPFGLLRPADEIGMLARRYMHEYGATRDHLFNVALACRNRANQNPAAIMYERPLTREMYMTSRWISEPLCLFDNCLETDGALACVIVSAERARDCRRKPVYVHSAAQGLPAQHHGMVNYWNDDPLTGPAWTAARQLWKTADFGPQDIDVAQIYDAFTPLIPLSLEGYGFCGRGEGAAYTEGGALEIGGRLPVNTGGGGLSEAYVHGFNLITEGVKQLRGTGTAQVPGAATCLVTAGEGVPTSAVLLRS
- a CDS encoding Zn-ribbon domain-containing OB-fold protein; the protein is MLKPQVDEDGAPFWEYAAQGELRIQGCAGPGCGALRFPPRPCCPHCQSFDSEWRRMSGRGRIWSYVLPHPPLLPAYAEQAPYNAVVVELADAPRIRLVGNVVATPDAPLNSVDPARLRIGAAVRVAFTELADGTTVPRWLLERV
- a CDS encoding enoyl-CoA hydratase/isomerase family protein; amino-acid sequence: MSIRVETDKDTGVALVTLDRPARHNAIDLAMAEELARVWRGFRYDDSVRAAVVTGAGTRAFCTGIDRGAEVPQPSSPYTIDDPLLTIGPKANDLWKPVVAAVRGMACGGAFYLLGEAEFVIAAEDAEFFDPHTTYGMVSAYESVYMAMRMPFGEVARMALMGTAERVSARRAYETGLVSEVVPPGEEVAAAVRCAAVVASYPTEAVQGTVRALWSAKEAARAQALAHAPHLIALGNLPPERQADLFASGRGGGGGAGGYRLR